The Spea bombifrons isolate aSpeBom1 chromosome 4, aSpeBom1.2.pri, whole genome shotgun sequence genome segment AATAGTGatagaaaatctttttttatacagtaaaGTCAACATTTGAATGGCGTCTTATTGGTAAAATCATTTAACATGTGTTTAGTAGTTTCCATGATACTATGTGTAATGAATGAGACATGATTTGGCTTCCTGTCACCACTAGCACAGGGTGAatgctggttaaaaaaaaaaaaaaaaaaaatgcttgtgaGAGAAATGTTTCATCTCATCCAGGCTGACAATTGGAAACATTTCCAGTCCTGGGTGTAGTTTGGCATTTCTCGGTGTTGAAATCATTGACATGGCTATGTATTCACTTGGCTCCAGTCCAAATAACACACCTAGTTAATGCTCCGTCCCACAATAAGGAAGCACATCCACCTCTTTACTGCGGGTTCTCTTAACTCACTCCATTTACACCGATGCAGCCTTATAGTATacagtttgttttcatgttttcgcTGCTATACTAATTATCTTCCCAcgaatgattttatttattttttgcagtaaAGTAGCACGTACAGAACTCTGTTGTGATTTTCAAATTCACCGCTTTTGCAGGGACTTTAAATATGGCAAGGAAAAGGGTATATGgcttactagaaaaaaaataggagcAGAATATAATAgaaaccttttaaattcataacctgatttaacaaagtacaggaggaaagTATATTTCTTAAGGAGAAGTATATAGGATCAGGACAGAAAACCCAAAGGGTCAGTTCTGCAGCTTAAAAGCTCTTACAAAGTATTTGGACGCTTAGAACAGGACTTCACAGTTCCAGTCCTGTAGAGCCGTTAATTGTATACAGCCCTgccttaaataacattttaaattgagAAGCTTGTTCTCGGGTGGAATCTATAGCAATTATAGCCTGTTTGCAGCTCTGCACCCTGGACTTGGTGTAATATGTAAGTGCATTgtccttccagcagaggtggtagatgttaCTACATCTAGGGAATACAGAATGCATATGTTAAGGTCATGtgcccaaaaaaaaagtttgaatgtTTGTAATAGcttgaaaaatgggcagactaactAGTCCTTATCTACCGTCTTAGTTGGTTTCTTATGTTCTGTATAAGCTCTCATTTGCTTGACCTACCCATgctttctataaaatatatactctaAAGAGTCCTTTCTCCATTGAAACCAAAGACCTCGGTTTATTTGTCTGTAGTACATGAATGTGTTCTCTGACCGTTTCTTATATTAACTTCATACTATAACAATAGGCGTTGTCTTTTCCAAAGTAAGTTTATAGTTAGTAATCCCTATTGAGGTGCAAAGTTGGGGGGTACCATGGTTTCACTAAAAATAATTCAGCTATCTCAAACAATTACCCTGACTTCACGGTAACGTATTTACCTCTGATGTGTTTTAGCTCGGTTATATTCTAATATTCCCAGACAAGCATCCCCAGTCCTTTTAGGCGTACCATCCCACCAATGTAGGCCTATGGGTAAAACTTTTAATTAGGTCTTTTAATGGCTCTGCCAAAAAGCAATCGGCACTTTGAGCTTGGCTTGTGCTAATGAGTCCAAAATACTATTCAGAATGGCAAATTTGAATAGCTTTTGTACAGTGATATCCCATCCCATACTATACTGCAGTGTATAATGGCCCAAAAAAATCCAAGGGACTACACatttaagtgcatatgatggcttttAAGAACAATTCTGGtccatataaatatttaagacCATGTGGAAAACCGGTTGCCTTTGTGATTGGCAGTTGATTCAAAGTGcctgttttattattgttgaaCTTTGTTTTATCTGCGAGGCAACTGACCTGCAGATTTTATTCTGTCCTCTTTACAGACTGGACGTGTCTTCAGAGGCTGAAACCAAAGCCAAGCTTTCTTCTTCATTTCTTTCTAACGCTACTtttcttgaagcatctttttcTGGTGGTCAGAATGCTCTAACTGCATCTAAATTGCAGCGGGATACCCAAAATAAAACTACTTTGAATTATTCTCCTTCAACACCTGATCCCGTTTCTAATCCTCTTCATGAAAAACGCCCAAATTCCCCTTCAGAAAGTTTAGAGTCAACAGAACCATATGAAAAACCATCAATGCCTTTGTTTTGGAGGTCAGGTCCTTCCTCAAGTGAACCAGCTGAACCAAAGGAGGTTCAAGTCGTTGCCCCGTTCAGTGAAAAAAGCAAAGTAAAAAAGACTTATGTGAAGTCGCTTCTCGATCAACTAAAGGGCAAATCTACAAGCACAAGTCCAACTGATGTAGTGGATGTACAACTGGTGAAGGGGATTCTTCCTGTACACTTGGGGCCTCCCGAGGATTCTGATTCATTGTTAGACAACAAACCAGAGCCCGTGTTTGAATCTATTAATAGAAATAGCGAAGGTTTCACCTTGGGTACTGATGATGGATATGAAGCAAAGTCTGTTTTGTCTTCTGAAGCGTCTGAAAAATACCATGATTCTGTGCCTCAGAATGTCAAGGAACCTCCAAAGCCAGCTCCTCGATCCCAGGTAGTTCTGCAAAAAGAAGAACAAGTAAGGGAAGTGAAACCAATCCCACCAAAGCCAGCACCTAGAAGTGCTTCCAGAATAAATAAAGTAGAGGAACCTGTATCCGAGAGTATACTTGCTTCACAACCATCCCAGCTTATGGATAAATCATCGGCTGATGCATCTCTTAAAACCAAGAGAGTAACAGAGCAGGCATCTCGAGTTGGTGCCTCGCTTAGTGTCTCAGCTCAGTCAATAACCAACATAAAGATGGCAATGCCAGTAATCGATGACTTGGGTTACAGGCTGGATGAGCTTCCAGTCATTCCAGAGAATCCAGAAGGGACCTCAGATGATGAGCAGCTTGAAAGTAAAAATGAACCACTTATTGTAGAGCGTAAGAGTGTTTCAGCTAGTAAAACATCATCCGTGGTgccacaaaatgaaaagaacgATCTTTATTCCACATTGCAAACAAACAGTGCTTTAAAACCTGAGAACAACCCAGCTGATTTAACTATGGAGAAGGACAAGAAGAATACAACCAACGAAAGTGAGAGTACGCAAGAGGGCAATAAGTCCTTCCGCGATATTCCAGGCAATGTCATTGAAGACATTACGAGGGATATTCCAAAGAGTAATGTGGACCATGAAAGCAGGGATTCCAACCACCCTTTCTCACCTGAAAATTCTTCTCACACTAACTCTGTTTCTAGCTCTTTATCACACTCTGTAACTCTTCCATCTGATAACACTAATACCCCTAGAACAGAGTCCCCAACAAATCCAACCAGTGAGGCTTCTGAAACCTCTGGCAAGAAGAAGCTGCTGCGGGCATGGGTTTCACCCTCTGAGACACATCCAATCCCTACCGTGCAGAGCGGTGGAACAGTGTCTTCGAGGCAAAGGTGAGAGAAACcgcattcatttttctttatttcacttTACCTTTTGATTTTTATCTTctgtaaaattactgtttttcttGGCAGCAATGCAAAATAGGACagttataaacattttttatgcatttttcttcaCAGAagattcttatttattttgcatggtATTAGGCCCATAAGATTGCTATTCCTTACATGTCTTATGACTCTATAGATACCATTCCAGACGTGGACTCTGTAGCTTTTATGGTAAAGCATTATCTAGTatatgtatttctgatccacCTACAATGCTGAGTTTACCACAATTGTAACTAAATGATGAACTAGAAACATCATCCCTATAAATgctcaaacccttcccagaaacaatttaaaaaacaaaacaaaaacacaattgtCATGTGGCACCACACAGAGGAAAGAGTAAAATCATATAGAATTCTATTAAAtttggaacagcatctttattAATTTACTAATGTATTTTGAAGCAGCTGTCCATTTAATAACCTTTACCCAACCTTAAGTTTGAAAATTGGTGATTGTTGGGGAATTGTCaggggggagggggagataaGGTTCCCAAACGAGACGTTTTCAGCCACTAAGCACACCGGAGAGAATATCTACCATGCACGTTTAAACATTATGATTGTGTACCTCATTTCAGTATATATGGGGTGACTGATAGGATTTGTTGCTTCCCAGAATGTCTCAAAGGGTTAGGAAGAGTGGGTTCCCTTAAAGGATGTATAAACACATTatgttaaacattaaaaaaaacttctagTGCTTTCttttctgaatattaacttCCTTGGTAATTAAAACAGGATAACTATACAGTTTATCCTGCGCTTCTGTGAAAATAATTCTATACCATGGAATAAAACGAAAAGGCTGAACGTGACTTCAATAGTTGCTACAATAGTTATACATCTAACCTAGTTAAACAGTTTAGCTAAGATCACCGCTTGCTATGGCAGATCATTGCGTTCTAATAACTCCATTGAAGAATTGGTGTAGGTAAACTCCCTCCTTGGATTTCTTAAAGCGTTCTGTGGGACACATTTTCCCCTCTATCATAAACGATGAATACACTTTCTCTCTGTACTGCGCGCCAACTTATCGTGTTAGGAATTTGCTAAGGTTCCCTTCCAAGCTGCCCTTCTGTCGCCAACACCACgctacacacaatcacacattaAGTCtggcactatacacacacatctatacacaATGACaatgtgatatatatgtatatatacacacacacgcgcactaTTCCCCCTCTTTTCTCGTGAAGACCTGCCTGCACTGTGTACGAGCTGCCTGCTGCTTCCTCTTCACCACCGCTGGGTCACAATGCAGGCGTTGCAGACAGAGGTGATTTATAATTGACATGGCACCTGGGGTTTGTCAAGCTGTGGTATAAGTTGTGTTGCACTATAACAACGTTTTAATGCAGGAGTATACTGAGGTCTCTCTTTAATGACAGTCAATATGATCATTCAGTAAAATCCAGCTCTGTACAAAGAATGATTGCTTTAAGTGTATAGGGGAAGAATGTGTataatgtgaaaatgtaaacaagAAGAGCCTGACTTCTCGTTAATAGCATTGTTTGACTTGGCAACTCCTTACCTGAAACCCACAGAGCAAACTTCTCCAGGAAGTGTTTATGGAAAAACCCGACTACCCCAGCAGCAGCGCATTGGAACATTTGTGTGCTGGAGCGATTTGATTGTCCTCAGTTGTGTGATTGTATGATAAGATGTATATATTCCAGTTATTCATCGTCTCACATTGCCAATTTATACGGGTGTAAGATGTTGAGGTTAATCTGACCCTTTCTTCGCCCCTCGCCTCTGCATGAAGGGCAAAGAAAGGGTCAGATTAACCTCAACTCTGTTCATTCACTGGAAAGATGAAAGTAGATCTCTCGTTGCATGACTGGAGTGTATGGATAGTCTTCATAGATTAAAACGCATCTTTTGGTTAACACTTGAATATCTCTGTTtctactttttttcctataagtgTAAGACTCATGCAGACGGCGTGTTTTCTTTGCAGAACTCATCCAGTGAAGCCCATGAACACAAACCATGCCAAGCCTTCCAACGTCTCCCAGCCAATCAAAGCCTATGAGAACACTCTCAATGCCATAAACACCAAGGTAACAGTATACACCATAGCGTGATATGGATATCATTGCAAGTAAATATAAGGCAGTCAATCCTCTGTTATCAGCACACGGTGATAATACTGTCCGCACATCTGTCACTTACTTGCACACCGTGTTTAAGGTTACAGGagttataatgtattgtaaATGCTCTTAGAATATTTCTCCACACCCTTTTTTATTCTGGTttatcatatttaaatatacttgAACGCCGAACAGCTGCTGTGTAAGCTGCAGGAGGGCTCCAGCAAAGCTCTGCTTAGTCTAGACTGCGGTCTATTGACAGCTCTTTCTTCACACCAATTAAGATTTAAGGCTGTTCTAAATAACCATTATCCTAAGGGAGCTTTGTAAACATTTATAGAAGATTCTCGCTGGGAACCAAGGGACTAATAATTCCTTGTGGTTTACACTTCATATTGTTTCTGTAAACACGAAGCGGTTCTTTAATGCTTCTGTTCTTTAATAAggaaaatatggtgaaaagaTTGATTCAATTACTAAGTCCCCCCTTCAAAGATGGCTCTCTGCATGTGTTTCCTATTAAAGTACCAATTTTGGGTGTTGAATGAGGTCTTAAATGTATTCTAAGAGTCCTGTGGAATGCTTTAAATGACAGACTTCTCCAGAGTTCAGGAAATAAGTTTCATGTGGAAATAAGTGTTGTGTATCTAGTGTTCATATGACACTTaggggatttttttccctttgaaatTTTTTGCGGTAATCTTGGTATAATTCCAAAAGTTGGCACAGAATGCTAGTCAATAAAGCCACCCCTAGTGACCATAGACGGGCACCTATATCCTGCTCATCAATAATATTACCTGTGACTCTGCATTGGTACTAAAATCCCATTCATttgtgattaaccccttaaggacaatgggttgtccttaaacccattaaaaacaatgcattgtgagcccgtaggGACTAAAGAGGAACAGGTTGGCCTTTATTGTGATAGTTGGTGCAAAACATCAGTCTGTGCATGATGGCATTTACATGGCACGCTTATTTATCTGAACTTTTGGATGAGTGCAACTTGCTTGCTGGAAGTCAATGTATTTCAATCACTTCTTTACGTTCCTGTTCTATTCCAGAAATATGACTCCTCCGATCCAGCTTACGCTTACGCCCAGCTTACACATGACGAGCTGATACAACTGGTCCTGAAGCAGAAAGAGACCATTTCTAAAAAGGAATCACAGGTACGGGAGCTGGAAGATTACATTGACAATCTGCTGGTACGAGTCATGGAGGAGACTCCCAACATCCTGCGGAACTTCGCAAATCAAAGCAAGAAGGCTGGCAGGGTGTAATCCCAGGTGTTATTTAGACTGATGCAATACTGCTCACTATCCGTGTCTTAGACCAAATCGGGGCACAAAGCATATGCCTAGGTTACTGAGCGGGACTATGGTGAGATGTACCCTAAATCAGATAATAGAAAAATCAAACATCTTCCTTTAAGGCTATAGTACGGTAGATAAATGTATATGGTAACTTATCTaaggaaatatttaatatcCGTTACTGTAAATCTAAATCTCCTTTTGATTTGATACCCTGAAAGTATCCATTAAACTGATgtcttttgcatttttatggGTGAGCTCTGGGGAAAAATGCAGATAGTGCCTAATCACATAAACCTTCTAAAGATGTCAGCACAGtcttccatttatatatatatatatatatatatatatatatatatatatatctatatatatatctatatatatatatctatatatatatatctatatatatatatctatatctatcgtGCCTTAACCTTTCCCAATGTATAAAGGAAAGGTGTTTTGCCTTTTCTAATCAAAGTTACCAAGCAGTTAAACGGGCTACCCAGCAGAACTGTTCCAACTGTCTTTGCAGCACGTCAATAAATAATTGCTTCATGCCCAACGGTGTTTGCGATCCCTTTTGGCTTCGCCAAAATGTCTAGGATACAATCACCCAGTTGTGACTCagcttctaaaaaaaataaagtttcatgTTGCGCTTCAATAAAGAAGCTTTTATCTACATACTCGCAGACCTGCAGTGGTCCGTATCCGTGCAGTAATAGCTGCCAAGAACCTGCTTTCCTTATGACTTCGTGTGCATTCCACGTTCTTTCTGAAATCTGTTATATGCTGGTCACAAGTCTAGGTACTATTACTCTGATCAGTGAGCTGAATTGAGGTTGGTTCGAGTTTCTGCTGACTGGCTGCAATAACTAAAATTATAAATCTGTTTTCTGTAATATTGTGCCTTGTATATAGTGAAAACtgtaaatggatcagaaatgtCTAAGGTGTCtttatggtaaatatatatttctattaaaaagctgttgtttttatatgccaatctgcatttaaaaatgaacaaattGCATTTACAGTTATTGGACCCAGTGCACTGTATTTAAAGTACGATACAGCTATTGTATGTTGCAAAGACAATCAGGACTTCATACATACCTATTTTTTTAGTGGTTAAActtcttaaataataaaacgaaaccagccccccccccgtacgCTGATCATTTACATGAGGGTGGATATGCTGTTCACAAGTGGTAAATAGTATTGAATAGCAGTGAGTATACACTGTGTTTATTATGAACCAGGAAGCCTTTTTAGGTAAACCtacaaaatgtgcaattttacCTGCTTGCATGGCTATAATGGGGGCAACTTTAGCAGAAGTCTGCCTGACTTGACCCTTGAAGGTTGGTGAATATATTGCTCATTAAATGGATTAGAATGTAAGTGGATGGAGGGAACGCGTTTGGCATTTTGAGTTTATTCTTACTCTGTTAACACTAATCACTGTGATATTTAgcataatgtttttctttatgatAAGCTTTGTAGTATAACCATGGACAAAATGCTTAAACATGCGTTTCCATTAAAGTCTTCCTTGAGACAGAAGTTGGATGAAGTAGGTGACAGAATCTTAAGAGATAGAAAGCAAAGAGAGAAATCATAGCGATGATTGTCCGGAACACTAGGCTGTGGGGTTTGCTTTACCTCTGTGATATTCAAACTTGGACGAGTTCCACTGTGTCCTTTCTCTGGCTTGCATACTCTTTAATGCAGGCCTTTTGGCACAGATGCCTTCTTGAGTATGGGCCTTGTTGGAATGATCCCGCTATATTAAAATGTTCCGCTTTTCCTGTTTCAGGATGAGACAGACAGGAGGGTCAGTTCATTACGAGGGGATTTAAATACTCGCcgattggttttttttttatggtttactTGAAGAAGCCTGGCAGAGTTACACAGCGGTTAGAGGATTCGCAATGCGTTTTCTCATCTCGAATGCATGTTTTAATGGTCAAGGTTTTGTTTTGCAACACATAATGGTTTTAATGCAACCTTCAGGTTTTATGAATGGAATCTTGGTTTTGGTGGTGTAGCTTCCAGCAACACTAAGCCAgcactttattaaccccttaaggacaataggggttattactcgtagtatattgtgggacaatggctattttaacatttttcggtgttactgtttagctgtgattttcttctttttcatttcatgctcccacacatattatatattgtttttttcaggacaaacagggctttctttagataccattaattttatcatatcatctaatttactataaaaaaaatgataaaatatggggattttttgttaaaaaattactttttctcactttttaaacaaaaaacttttactcatctgcaaaaacgaatgaaaaaacctgctaaatagattctactatttgtcctgagtttagaaatacccaatgtttttatgtttttttgcttttttctgcacgttatggggcaataagtacaggtagcgttttgctatttcaaaacctttttttccaaatctggtaattcttccccccatgtgccatttcgggtatctttgaagccggccaatgcaatttaccccatcaagtcatatatttttaaaaactagacaccccaaggtatttcacatgctggtaatttaaccctttccatgcactaattttaccaccagcctttgtgaaactttatggtagtaaatttttttgtatttttttcacacacgttgtacttcaggtataaatttatcgctcctggtatatgtccctgtcaaacaacaccccaatatgtgttcagtaacatctcctgagcgcagtgataccccacatgcatgggtttgttgggttatttgggaggtaaaaggccgcctttgtgaggtgtgtattttttggccattcagacatctgatcctactgcccccatgtcccatatttgggacacctttgaacccggccaattcaatttaccccatccactcatgcattttttaatacgagacaccctatgggcatttgtaatgccaatattttaactctttccatgctggaatttttgtaaagataaagaattttaggacttgcttattaattttttttttttttttttggtgacagtggggatttttatatgttaccatattatttttatttttttaaacattttttaaattttattttttaaaaaattttaaaattttttttttatttttttttactaatcactcattagtgagctgggctccattgaccttgcatggttggatgcagtacctgcattcaacctgcaggaggagctcgagagttcacaagagggtctggatagaccctctgaactcagatctattgttaatgccatcctgtgaatgacggcaacgtcatttacaggatggcacttgtggttgctcttcggagcaatcacaaggcgatcgggggtcgggggctagtgttgctgatatgcctcgatatcgaggcatgtcagtaacaccatttatgcttaggaagcgattccgatcgcttcctaagctgttttagccgggcgccgccgcgatctttcatgatcggtgcggcggcggccatttttcttccggggagggctgccgagggctgccctccccggatccacggtcagcctcacttgggaggcttccgtggatgctgcaaagccgccgatcgcggcgaaaacgccgcgatcgcggcgatgcagctagttaacggcagcccgtacatgtacgggcattgtcgttaaccccttgcacggcaaccccgtacatgtacgtggattgtcgttaaggggttaagacttAATGATATACAcactggatttctttttttttttttgtagtatcattggtatatttataaagagaataaatgtattactgtattttgaatctgaaaaaaataaataaaaag includes the following:
- the RAB11FIP1 gene encoding rab11 family-interacting protein 1, whose translation is MSLAQQSQTWFPTHVQVTVLQAKALRSKGKASTNDAYAIIQLGKEKYSTTVAEKAVAPVWKEEATFEVPLLHNDNQERCTVRVIVMHRALVGMDKFLGQLELNLWELHQNKNRRKVQWYPLKSKPGKKEKERGQIEVEVQFMRNNMTASMFDLSMKEKSRSPFGKLKDKLKNKRRDGFPDTASAIVPSTGQYGDDSDEDMPETEKKKSKLKTLFNKQPGLKKNSISQSMSVLPTFQPSSQRTVLKPSDFSSDLNQASGSPVSERRFPNLPAIMTHKRTASADTKQLNQIASGNKKEGLSFFSGMKSKNDPITRSNLCINGNHVYMEEAEPRSESPKDNSLTNSPLTIRKAPLYASAENLSYKPPKETSSTSNNNPEKELSASSSNESLKSLTLPSHNNKGEKPRSGSPPLMSGVPKESKENKKQENKMSSLLSLVTGRKDSPKTTEVENLPEVPLKNDGPKATEGALKSERPSDNKSKKTSQNPFEDGLCDEKPPQQPQPPERGSKTSAVKPRLDVSSEAETKAKLSSSFLSNATFLEASFSGGQNALTASKLQRDTQNKTTLNYSPSTPDPVSNPLHEKRPNSPSESLESTEPYEKPSMPLFWRSGPSSSEPAEPKEVQVVAPFSEKSKVKKTYVKSLLDQLKGKSTSTSPTDVVDVQLVKGILPVHLGPPEDSDSLLDNKPEPVFESINRNSEGFTLGTDDGYEAKSVLSSEASEKYHDSVPQNVKEPPKPAPRSQVVLQKEEQVREVKPIPPKPAPRSASRINKVEEPVSESILASQPSQLMDKSSADASLKTKRVTEQASRVGASLSVSAQSITNIKMAMPVIDDLGYRLDELPVIPENPEGTSDDEQLESKNEPLIVERKSVSASKTSSVVPQNEKNDLYSTLQTNSALKPENNPADLTMEKDKKNTTNESESTQEGNKSFRDIPGNVIEDITRDIPKSNVDHESRDSNHPFSPENSSHTNSVSSSLSHSVTLPSDNTNTPRTESPTNPTSEASETSGKKKLLRAWVSPSETHPIPTVQSGGTVSSRQRTHPVKPMNTNHAKPSNVSQPIKAYENTLNAINTKKYDSSDPAYAYAQLTHDELIQLVLKQKETISKKESQVRELEDYIDNLLVRVMEETPNILRNFANQSKKAGRV